Part of the Betta splendens chromosome 17, fBetSpl5.4, whole genome shotgun sequence genome, CTATCAGCAGTGAAGAGCAGTCTGTGTGGATTGTTTGATACCAACCAGACTAGCAGTCATGTGCTAGCATAGCGTATACAACCTTATTGCATGAGGCAGTGAAGTGGTTAAACTACACATTCACAGTCAACAGTGGTTGACTTTGATATTTGCGATCTAGTCacagttgttgtgggttcagatGGTTCTCTACACGGTGCTGGTGGTCCTGACGGACCTGGCAGCCCGGCTCCTGGGCAACACCGTGTTCCGGCGGCacttccacctgctgctgtctgcagtgGTGACGTTCGGACCTGCGCTGAGTCTCTGGGTGTCCCCGCACAGCGTCTTCGCCAAGAGGGGTCACGTCCTCTACAGGTGAGGCTGCCTCCTGGTGCTGATCTGCCTGAGACTGCATGTTACATGAGTCATGAGTCATTGAGCAAAACAAAATAAGTCCTGACACGGTCACGTTTCCTCCTTTAGAACTATGTCATTTAACCTCTGTTCTCGTCCATCTTCTGTGTCCAGGACGTTCCTGCGCTCTGGTTGGGGCTGGACCTGCATCTTTGTTGGCgcctttgtcttcctcctctctttctccatcCGCCAGTCGCTGGCTCTCTCCATCCGTCACCTCTCCAGGCTTGGCTTGGCTGGTGGACTGTGGTTTGCTTTCTGCAAACTTCTGGACCTTCTGGACAACGCCACAGGAGACTGCTACGAACCTTTAGCCGCGGGCCTGGAGGTATCCAACGGCCAGCCTCTGCTGGTGTTACGAGAGGGGGAAAGCAAGTCCCAGTGCCTGAAAGCTGGGATGCTGTGGAGAGGATATGATGTTTCACAGGACGtcttccttctctgtctctgctgcctgctgttgGCAGAGGAAATAGCCGTGTTTGGCCCTTATCTGAGCTTGGGAGGGTTCCCAGACGCTCCCCTGAggatcctcttcctcttctgtgtCCTCTTACTTGGGCTCTGGATCTTCCTGCTACTCTGTCTCTTGGCTTACTTCCCTGAGTTTCCCACTCAGTTACTAGGAGGTGCGCTAGGCTGTCTGAGCTGGAGGGGACTGTATAAGGTGTGGTACCGCCTGGAGCCCAGCTGGTGCTGCCCTGGCAGGCCTGGACTGGGGCTACTTATGACCAAGACCAGCACTGAAGAGAACTTACAAATTCGCAACAACTGCTTCACAGCTACG contains:
- the fitm1l gene encoding fat storage-inducing transmembrane protein 1 — translated: MVLYTVLVVLTDLAARLLGNTVFRRHFHLLLSAVVTFGPALSLWVSPHSVFAKRGHVLYRTFLRSGWGWTCIFVGAFVFLLSFSIRQSLALSIRHLSRLGLAGGLWFAFCKLLDLLDNATGDCYEPLAAGLEVSNGQPLLVLREGESKSQCLKAGMLWRGYDVSQDVFLLCLCCLLLAEEIAVFGPYLSLGGFPDAPLRILFLFCVLLLGLWIFLLLCLLAYFPEFPTQLLGGALGCLSWRGLYKVWYRLEPSWCCPGRPGLGLLMTKTSTEENLQIRNNCFTATATEMN